The Synchiropus splendidus isolate RoL2022-P1 chromosome 1, RoL_Sspl_1.0, whole genome shotgun sequence genome includes a window with the following:
- the hnrpkl gene encoding heterogeneous nuclear ribonucleoprotein K, like, translated as MEVKCEDQDMDNTFGATDSNGKRPADDPDDEQTFKRSRNLDEMVELRVLLQSKNAGAVIGKGGKNIKALRTDFNASVSVPDSSGPERILSVNANIETIGEILLKIIPTLEEYQHYSGIDFDCELRLLIHQSLAGGIIGVKGAKIKELRENTQTTIKLFQECCPHSTDRVVLVGGKPDRVVECIKVILELVSEAPIKGRAQAYDPNFYDETYDYGGFTVMFEDRARRPFGSFPIRVRGGFEHLPPIRASRPPPMSRRDYDDTSPRRGPPPPLPLSRPGRGGTRARNLPLPPPPPARGGDRYLHGSYHDDRSSERRGRGDRYDSMGGGGYDSNSSWEHFPSGGRGSYSDIGGPVVTNQVTIPKDLAGSIIGKGGQRIKQIRHESGASIKIDEPLEGSEDRIITITGTQDQIQNAQYLLQNSVRQYSGRFF; from the exons ATGGAAGTGAAGTGTGAAGATCAGGATATGGACAACACCTTTGGTGCTACTGATAGCAACG GGAAACGTCCGGCTGACGACCCTGACGACGAGCAGACCTTCAAACGATCACGCAACCTGGATGAGATGGTGGAACTTCGCGTGCTGCTCCAGAGCAAA aacgCCGGCGCTGTTATCGGAAAAGGTGGCAAGAATATAAAAGCCCTGCGCACTGAC TTCAATGCCAGTGTATCAGTCCCAGACAGCAGTGGCCCAGAGCG GATCCTGAGCGTGAATGCCAACATCGAGACGATCGGCGAGATCCTGCTGAAGATCATCCCCACTCTAGAGGAG TACCAGCATTACAGCGGGATCGACTTTGACTGTGAGCTTCGCCTGCTGATCCATCAGAGCTTAGCAGGTGGCATCATTGGGGTGAAAGGCGCCAAGATCAAGGAGCTCAGAGAG aACACGCAAACCACTATCAAGTTGTTTCAGGAATGCTGTCCACACTCCACCGACCGAGTGGTCCTGGTGGGGGGGAAGCCCGACCGGGTGGTTGAGTGTATAAAAGTCATTTTGGAGCTTGTGTCAGAG GCACCAATCAAAGGTCGTGCTCAAGCCTACGACCCAAATTTCTACGACGAGACATATGATTATGGAGGCTTCACCGTGATGTTTGAGGACCGTGCAAGACGACCGTTTGGGAGCTTCCCCATCCGTGTGCGAGGGGGCTTTGAACACCTGCCTCCCATTCGAGCCTCCAGACCTCCACCTATGTCCAGAAGAGACTATGATGACACGAGTCCCCGCCGGGGCCCACCGCCACCACTGCCGCTGAGCAGGCCTGGGCGAGGTGGGACCCGAGCTCGCAACCTCCCTCttcccccaccaccaccagcaagaGG GGGAGACAGATACTTACACGGCAGCTATCACGACGACAGGTCCAG CGAGAGACGAGGTCGAGGCGATCGCTACGACAGCATG GGTGGCGGTGGATACG ACAGCAACTCTTCCTGGGAGCACTTTCCATCTG GTGGCAGAGGCTCCTACAGTGATATAGGAGGCCCCGTTGTCACAAATCAAGTCACCATCCCGAAGGAC CTGGCCGGCTCCATCATAGGAAAGGGTGGTCAGCGGATCAAGCAGATCCGGCATGAGTCTGGGGCGTCCATCAAAATCGATGAACCGCTGGAGGGCTCGGAGGAccgcatcatcaccatcacaggAACACAGGACCAGATCCAGAACGCCCAGTACCTGCTGCAGAACAG CGTGCGGCAGTACTCTGGCCGTTTCTTCTGA